One Paenarthrobacter aurescens TC1 DNA window includes the following coding sequences:
- a CDS encoding putative nuclease sbcCD subunit C (identified by match to protein family HMM PF02463), translated as MRIHRLDIEAFGPFATPQHIDFDHLSAQGLFLLNGATGAGKTSILDAICFALYGSVPGARQEGKRLRSDHAAPGAEPRVVCEFSARGRRFEVTRSPAWDRPSARGRNGFTTQQAKTLLRERVAGSWEEKSSRNDEVGAELSDVLGMDREQFTRVVMLPQGDFAAFLRSKANDRLELLQKLFGTQRFEAVERQLVHQAAEAARAVQENASELKLLLDRVASEQDQLGLPAADTSAAGTEPGQEPEAWLAGVEAEVEAEWKRRQNEAAEAESLSSRLMEHFQEAQEKSQRHGRLGAAMQRRVLLELAAPRALENKEMLGKHRRAAVLSGQLEAVDSAARKLHTASARAAGLREKLDAAGLDAAKPTIALETVKASCAVLEARLPEEQRLEGITVRLAARRGELAEHLSAAEAAATVVDQLREEVSAVELEIQPLEPLADQLAEREREATAAAELVGIVARHATAASELDVITGKHLHARSASQDLRQKWLDVRELRLANAAGELAAALESGKPCAVCGSEEHPNPAQAVRTALSLAQEEEEARERFEASERALGLLAEQVSSAAQVLAGLVAQGGSADAAAAESTLADARAAALAARTAEASLEKLRVRHEALIKRIVLAQEEHDASVGAAAQASAAVHVLQEQCVALETDLAGLRGDFSSLRDRLEALEAERGLLQAAVDADRELERAEQARQDAAASLDKALSESGFASADDARREILSPADVVGLEKDLADFDAESSRLDELFGSEDLVLAAKEASIGEHPLGEAELAESKLHAANAADDARAKALSAGLAGKSAAAVARFRTEYQSLAQAGREPRNRAQMLAELADTVRGSGDNSYRMSLNAYVLAARLEQVATAASERLVAMSDGRYTLQHTDAKAARGAKSGLGLEVVDEWTGQRRDTSTLSGGESFMASLSLALGLADVVQQEAGGVDIETLFVDEGFGSLDDQALEQVMDALEGLRDGGRVVGLVSHVGEMKQRITNQLQVVKGRHGSSVRIAEAGPV; from the coding sequence CGACCATTTGAGCGCCCAAGGACTTTTCCTCCTCAACGGCGCCACAGGGGCCGGAAAGACCAGCATTCTGGATGCCATCTGCTTCGCCCTGTACGGGTCCGTTCCCGGCGCCCGCCAGGAAGGGAAACGGCTACGAAGCGATCATGCGGCGCCAGGTGCGGAGCCTCGCGTGGTCTGTGAGTTCTCCGCGCGGGGTCGCCGTTTTGAAGTGACGCGGTCGCCCGCTTGGGACCGGCCCAGCGCCCGCGGACGCAATGGATTCACTACCCAGCAAGCCAAGACCCTCCTCAGGGAGCGCGTCGCCGGGAGCTGGGAGGAGAAATCTTCCAGGAATGACGAGGTTGGGGCCGAACTTTCGGACGTCCTCGGAATGGACCGGGAGCAGTTCACCCGGGTAGTGATGCTGCCACAGGGAGACTTCGCCGCATTCCTGAGGTCCAAGGCCAATGACCGGCTGGAACTCCTCCAAAAATTGTTCGGCACACAACGATTTGAAGCGGTTGAACGCCAGCTCGTTCACCAGGCTGCCGAGGCCGCCCGTGCCGTGCAGGAGAACGCGTCAGAGCTCAAGCTACTGCTGGACCGCGTTGCATCGGAACAGGACCAGCTGGGCCTTCCCGCCGCTGACACTTCGGCCGCAGGGACGGAACCAGGACAGGAGCCTGAGGCTTGGCTTGCCGGGGTAGAGGCAGAAGTAGAAGCTGAATGGAAGCGGCGGCAGAACGAGGCCGCCGAGGCAGAATCCCTGTCTTCCCGCCTTATGGAGCATTTCCAGGAGGCCCAGGAGAAGTCCCAGCGGCATGGGCGTCTCGGTGCCGCGATGCAGCGGCGGGTCCTGCTTGAACTTGCAGCGCCCCGTGCCTTGGAGAACAAGGAAATGCTGGGGAAGCACCGACGCGCCGCTGTTCTCAGCGGCCAACTGGAAGCAGTTGACTCCGCAGCGCGCAAACTCCACACGGCGTCTGCGCGGGCTGCCGGTCTTCGCGAGAAGCTTGATGCCGCGGGCCTGGATGCAGCAAAGCCCACCATTGCCCTGGAAACCGTCAAGGCGAGTTGCGCAGTCCTTGAGGCCAGGCTGCCAGAAGAACAGCGCTTGGAAGGGATCACAGTCCGCCTGGCGGCCAGGCGTGGTGAACTGGCGGAACATCTATCCGCTGCGGAAGCTGCGGCCACCGTGGTGGACCAGCTGCGCGAAGAAGTGTCCGCCGTGGAGCTGGAGATCCAGCCGCTCGAACCTTTGGCTGACCAACTGGCCGAACGTGAACGGGAGGCTACGGCTGCGGCCGAGTTGGTGGGAATTGTGGCCCGCCACGCAACTGCTGCCAGCGAATTGGATGTGATCACCGGGAAGCATCTGCACGCCCGGTCCGCATCGCAGGATCTCCGGCAGAAGTGGCTTGACGTCCGCGAACTGCGTTTAGCCAACGCAGCGGGGGAACTGGCCGCCGCGTTGGAGAGCGGTAAGCCATGTGCTGTTTGCGGAAGCGAAGAACACCCCAACCCCGCCCAAGCCGTGCGAACAGCACTTTCCCTGGCCCAGGAAGAGGAAGAGGCCAGGGAACGGTTTGAGGCGAGCGAAAGAGCCCTGGGGCTCCTCGCCGAGCAAGTTTCCTCGGCAGCGCAGGTGCTCGCCGGACTGGTGGCACAGGGTGGTTCAGCCGATGCTGCCGCCGCAGAGTCCACGCTTGCAGATGCCCGGGCCGCGGCCTTGGCCGCACGTACGGCGGAAGCCTCATTGGAGAAACTTCGTGTCCGGCACGAGGCCCTCATCAAGCGCATCGTACTCGCGCAGGAAGAGCACGATGCATCCGTGGGAGCAGCGGCGCAGGCGTCGGCGGCTGTCCACGTACTCCAAGAGCAATGTGTTGCCCTCGAAACGGATCTTGCTGGCTTGAGGGGCGACTTTTCGAGCTTGCGCGATCGTTTGGAAGCACTCGAGGCTGAACGCGGCCTCCTGCAGGCAGCTGTGGATGCAGACCGCGAACTGGAACGAGCCGAACAAGCGAGGCAAGACGCTGCCGCATCCCTTGACAAAGCTTTGTCGGAATCCGGGTTCGCCTCGGCCGACGACGCCCGCCGGGAGATCCTCTCTCCCGCCGATGTTGTGGGCCTGGAAAAGGACCTGGCCGATTTCGATGCTGAGTCATCCCGTCTGGATGAGTTGTTTGGCAGTGAGGACCTCGTCCTCGCTGCCAAGGAAGCGAGCATTGGAGAACATCCTTTGGGAGAAGCCGAACTTGCCGAATCGAAGCTTCATGCTGCGAATGCCGCGGACGATGCACGGGCCAAGGCTTTGTCGGCCGGGCTTGCTGGAAAATCGGCGGCCGCTGTTGCCCGTTTTCGGACGGAGTACCAAAGCTTGGCGCAAGCCGGAAGGGAGCCGCGGAACCGGGCGCAGATGCTGGCTGAGCTGGCCGATACCGTGAGGGGATCGGGCGACAACAGCTACCGGATGAGCCTGAACGCCTACGTCTTGGCGGCACGCCTTGAACAGGTGGCCACCGCGGCCTCCGAGCGCCTTGTGGCCATGAGCGATGGCCGGTATACGTTGCAGCACACGGACGCTAAGGCTGCCAGAGGCGCAAAGTCCGGGCTTGGGCTTGAAGTTGTGGACGAGTGGACGGGGCAGCGGCGGGACACGTCCACGTTGTCGGGCGGTGAATCCTTCATGGCGTCGTTATCCTTGGCTCTTGGCCTCGCCGATGTGGTCCAGCAGGAGGCCGGCGGCGTGGATATCGAGACCCTGTTTGTTGACGAAGGCTTCGGCAGCCTCGATGACCAGGCCCTGGAACAAGTGATGGATGCCTTGGAGGGATTGCGCGACGGCGGCAGGGTAGTTGGCCTTGTGAGTCACGTGGGGGAGATGAAGCAACGCATCACCAATCAGCTGCAGGTGGTTAAGGGCAGGCACGGTTCAAGCGTGCGGATTGCCGAAGCGGGTCCGGTCTGA